The Pseudobacteroides sp. genome includes a region encoding these proteins:
- a CDS encoding Ger(x)C family spore germination protein, producing the protein MHRLMAVILLFCMLVSMLSACSSDAREIDDLAYIVAIGIEKGVTDKGRLTVEFPTMHDQTSGGTSVSTGSSTGGQGGYETVTVDAPSFYAGMDLLDTIMPRHINFQHIKFIVISEELARSGLVGEFLAPLIRFREVRRTTNVLVSRCSPMDFLKANKPLIGSAASKAMDDLLAAPSDTGYFPLVSLNDFYDDLKATYNQPIATLASLNTDNNFKQQGSKWGTEFKPAGEEYAGEIPKTGGSKIELFGTAVFDGDMMVGELNGEETRLMLMARGEYENGKFTIQDPEKPELVVPLEIRPARKPEIKIKLQNDKPIINLTLYLEGDILAIQSRINYESKDLKPLLEKSFEAYIKTRLDNLMGKCKTLKADVFKFGFVAARQFFTIQEWEKYNWISQFEKAEINTNVRFVIRRTGTMMRSSHIITTKGKE; encoded by the coding sequence ATGCATAGACTTATGGCTGTTATTTTACTATTCTGCATGCTTGTATCTATGCTTTCGGCTTGTTCATCGGATGCAAGGGAGATAGATGATTTAGCATATATTGTTGCAATAGGAATAGAAAAGGGTGTAACTGATAAAGGGCGTCTTACGGTTGAATTTCCTACAATGCATGACCAAACAAGTGGTGGGACCAGTGTGTCAACGGGAAGCAGTACAGGAGGACAGGGCGGATATGAGACTGTTACTGTTGATGCACCTTCCTTTTATGCAGGGATGGATTTACTGGATACTATAATGCCACGGCATATAAATTTTCAGCATATAAAATTTATTGTGATATCGGAAGAACTTGCACGAAGCGGTTTGGTTGGTGAATTTCTTGCCCCTTTGATAAGGTTCAGAGAGGTCAGAAGAACAACTAATGTACTGGTATCAAGGTGTTCCCCTATGGATTTCCTAAAGGCAAATAAACCTCTTATTGGTTCTGCAGCTTCAAAGGCGATGGATGATTTACTTGCTGCACCTTCTGATACAGGCTATTTTCCTCTCGTATCGTTAAATGATTTTTATGATGATCTTAAAGCTACATATAACCAGCCTATAGCAACACTGGCTTCATTGAACACGGACAATAATTTCAAGCAGCAGGGAAGCAAATGGGGAACAGAATTTAAGCCTGCAGGGGAGGAGTATGCAGGGGAGATACCTAAAACAGGAGGCAGCAAGATAGAACTGTTTGGTACTGCTGTATTTGACGGGGATATGATGGTAGGCGAACTTAACGGTGAGGAAACAAGGCTGATGCTGATGGCAAGAGGGGAGTATGAAAATGGCAAATTTACAATACAGGACCCTGAAAAGCCTGAATTGGTAGTTCCTCTGGAAATACGTCCGGCACGGAAGCCAGAAATAAAAATAAAGCTGCAGAATGACAAGCCGATTATTAATTTGACATTGTACCTTGAAGGGGATATTCTGGCAATACAAAGCAGGATTAATTACGAAAGTAAGGATTTAAAGCCACTTTTGGAAAAATCATTTGAAGCTTATATAAAAACACGATTGGACAATCTTATGGGAAAATGCAAGACGCTTAAAGCGGATGTATTTAAATTTGGCTTTGTAGCAGCAAGGCAATTTTTTACCATACAGGAATGGGAGAAATATAATTGGATATCCCAATTTGAAAAAGCAGAAATTAATACCAATGTCAGGTTTGTAATAAGGCGTACAGGTACTATGATGAGAAGTTCGCATATAATAACAACGAAAGGAAAGGAATAA